From the genome of Symphalangus syndactylus isolate Jambi chromosome 5, NHGRI_mSymSyn1-v2.1_pri, whole genome shotgun sequence, one region includes:
- the HEBP1 gene encoding heme-binding protein 1, with translation MLGMIKNSLFGSVETWPWQVLSKGDKEEVSYEERACEGGKFATVEVTDKPVDEALREAMPKVAKYAGGTNDKGIGMGMTVPISFAVFPNEDGSLQKKLKVWFRIPNQFQSDPPAPSDKSVKIEEREGITVYSTQFGGYAKEADYVAQATRLRAALEGTATYRGDIYFCTGYDPPMKPYGRRNEIWLLKT, from the exons ATGTTGGGCATGATCAAGAACTCGCTGTTCGGAAGCGTAGAGACGTGGCCTTGGCAGGTCCTAAGCAAAGGGGACAAG GAAGAAGTCTCCTATGAAGAAAGGGCCTGTGAAGGAGGCAAATTTGCCACAGTGGAAGTGACAGATAAGCCTGTGGATGAGGCTCTACGGGAAGCAATGCCCAAGGTCGCAAAGTATGCGGGGGGCACGAATGACAAGG gAATTGGGATGGGGATGACAGTCcctatttcctttgctgtgttccCCAATGAAGATGGCTCTCTGCAGAAGAAATTAAAAGTCTGGTTCCGGATTCCAAACCAATTTCAAAGCGACCCACCAGCTCCCAGTGACAAAAGCGTTAAGATTGAGGAACGGGAAGGCATCACTGTCTATTCCAC GCAGTTTGGAGGTTATGCCAAGGAAGCAGACTACGTAGCACAAGCCACCCGTCTTCGTGCTGCCTTGGAGGGCACAGCCACCTACCGGGGGGACATCTACTTCTGCACCGGTTATGACCCTCCCATGAAGCCCTACGGACGGCGCAATGAGATCTGGCTGTTGAAGACATGA